From Tripterygium wilfordii isolate XIE 37 chromosome 13, ASM1340144v1, whole genome shotgun sequence, the proteins below share one genomic window:
- the LOC120012009 gene encoding EG45-like domain containing protein yields MSSRSTIFVLTLLVVFSMSLFSLASAISASVQYFKPPATFEGCPDVFHWGPRYAKVSDTHMLWRNGEACGKHYKVTCTAKVDRGASPCIEGDPSIIVTVAGRCRDCPADILMSENSFAKLANKKITHNLKFDLEEVHHH; encoded by the exons ATGAGCTCAAGATCTACAATCTTTGTGCTGACATTATTAGTAGTGTTCAGTATGAGCTTGTTTTCATTAGCATCCGCAATTTCTGCGTCTGTACAATACTTCAAGCCTCCCGCCACTT TTGAGGGTTGTCCTGATGTTTTTCATTGGGGACCCCGGTATGCTAAAGTAAGTGATACTCACATGTTATGGAGAAATGGGGAAGCTTGTGGTAAACATTACAAAGTGACTTGCACTGCAAAAGTAGATAGAGGCGCATCTCCTTGCATAGAGGGTGATCCTTCAATCATAGTGACGGTTGCAGGCCGTTGTCGTGACTGCCCCGCCGACATTCTCATGTCAGAAAATTCATTTGCCAAACttgcaaataaaaaaattactcaTAATTTAAAATTCGACTTGGAAGA GGTACATCATCATTGA
- the LOC120012059 gene encoding AP2-like ethylene-responsive transcription factor At2g41710 isoform X1: protein MAASSSSDPGMKPEVGGGGGGECSEAVIANDQLSLYRGLKKAKKERGCTAKERISKMPPCTAGKRSSIYRGVTRHRWTGRYEAHLWDKSTWNQNQNKKGKQVYLGAYDDEEAAARAYDLAALKYWGPGTLINFPVTDYTRDLEEMQNVSREDYLASLRRKSSGFSRGLSKYRGLSRRWDTSFGRMAGSEYFNSIHYGAGDDTTEGEYVGSLCIDRKIDLTSNIKWWGPNKSRQAESTSKSSGETKHGCDEDIDSELKISEWGVQSTEPYQMPHLGMSVEGKRHKGSTVSALSILSRSAAFKSLQDKASNKQDKNNENDENENKNTINKMDYGKAIEKSITHDAGSERLGGALGMNEGLSLQRNAYPLTSFLSAPLLTAYNTLDPLVDPNILWASLVPVPSAGLSRNPEVTKTETSSTYTFFQPEE from the exons ATGGCGgcgtcttcttcttctgatcCCGGGATGAAGCCGGAAGTAGgcggtggaggtggaggagagTGCTCGGAGGCGGTGATAGCTAACGACCAGCTGTCGCTGTACAGAGGTTTAAAGAAAGCGAAGAAAGAGAGGGGTTGCACTGCCAAAGAGCGCATCAGCAAGATGCCTCCCTGTACCGCCGGCAAGCGCAGCTCCATCTACCGTGGCGTTACCAG GCATAGATGGACTGGTCGTTATGAAGCTCATCTCTGGGATAAAAGTACATGGAACCAGAATCAGAACAAGAAAGGAAAGCAAG TATACTTGG GGGCATATGATGATGAAGAGGCTGCAGCCAGAGCTTATGATCTTGCCGCCTTAAAATATTGGGGTCCTGGGACACTTATCAACTTCCCT GTTACTGATTATACAAGAGATCTTGAAGAAATGCAGAATGTATCAAGAGAGGATTACCTTGCATCTCTTCGAAG AAAAAGCAGTGGTTTCTCAAGGGGTCTTTCCAAATACCGTGGGCTTTCAAG ACGATGGGATACATCTTTTGGTCGTATGGCTGGATCTGAATACTTCAACAGCATACATTATG GTGCAGGTGATGATACAACAGAAGGTGAATATGTTGGCAGTCTTTGCATTGATAGAAAGATTGATTTAACAAGTAACATCAAATGGTGGGGCCCCAACAAATCTCGCCAAGCAGAATCTACATCAAAGTCCTCGGGAGAAACAAAACATGGCTGTGATGAAGATATTGATAGTGAACTTAAAATATCAGAATGGGGAGTGCAGTCTACCGAGCCATACCAGATGCCTCATTTGGGCATGTCTGTTGAAGGGAAAAGGCATAAAGGTTCCACAGTCTCTGCCTTGAGCATTTTGTCTCGGTCAGCTGCTTTCAAGAGCTTGCAAGATAAAGCATCAAATAAGCAAGACAAAAACAATGAGAATGATGAGAATGAAAACAAGAATACTATCAACAAAATGGACTATGGCAAGGCAATTGAAAAATCCATAACTCACGATGCTGGCAGCGAGAGACTTGGGGGTGCATTAGGAATGAATGAGGGATTGTCTCTCCAGAGAAATGCATATCCATTGACTTCTTTCTTGTCGGCTCCACTCCTGACCGCCTACAACACACTTGATCCCTTAGTAGATCCCAACATTCTTTGGGCATCTCTTGTTCCTGTTCCATCAGCTGGACTTTCTCGTAATCCTGAG GTCACGAAGACGGAAACTAGTTCAACTTATACTTTTTTTCAGCCAGAGGAATGA
- the LOC120012059 gene encoding AP2-like ethylene-responsive transcription factor At2g41710 isoform X2, whose protein sequence is MAASSSSDPGMKPEVGGGGGGECSEAVIANDQLSLYRGLKKAKKERGCTAKERISKMPPCTAGKRSSIYRGVTRHRWTGRYEAHLWDKSTWNQNQNKKGKQVYLGAYDDEEAAARAYDLAALKYWGPGTLINFPVTDYTRDLEEMQNVSREDYLASLRRKSSGFSRGLSKYRGLSRRWDTSFGRMAGSEYFNSIHYGDDTTEGEYVGSLCIDRKIDLTSNIKWWGPNKSRQAESTSKSSGETKHGCDEDIDSELKISEWGVQSTEPYQMPHLGMSVEGKRHKGSTVSALSILSRSAAFKSLQDKASNKQDKNNENDENENKNTINKMDYGKAIEKSITHDAGSERLGGALGMNEGLSLQRNAYPLTSFLSAPLLTAYNTLDPLVDPNILWASLVPVPSAGLSRNPEVTKTETSSTYTFFQPEE, encoded by the exons ATGGCGgcgtcttcttcttctgatcCCGGGATGAAGCCGGAAGTAGgcggtggaggtggaggagagTGCTCGGAGGCGGTGATAGCTAACGACCAGCTGTCGCTGTACAGAGGTTTAAAGAAAGCGAAGAAAGAGAGGGGTTGCACTGCCAAAGAGCGCATCAGCAAGATGCCTCCCTGTACCGCCGGCAAGCGCAGCTCCATCTACCGTGGCGTTACCAG GCATAGATGGACTGGTCGTTATGAAGCTCATCTCTGGGATAAAAGTACATGGAACCAGAATCAGAACAAGAAAGGAAAGCAAG TATACTTGG GGGCATATGATGATGAAGAGGCTGCAGCCAGAGCTTATGATCTTGCCGCCTTAAAATATTGGGGTCCTGGGACACTTATCAACTTCCCT GTTACTGATTATACAAGAGATCTTGAAGAAATGCAGAATGTATCAAGAGAGGATTACCTTGCATCTCTTCGAAG AAAAAGCAGTGGTTTCTCAAGGGGTCTTTCCAAATACCGTGGGCTTTCAAG ACGATGGGATACATCTTTTGGTCGTATGGCTGGATCTGAATACTTCAACAGCATACATTATG GTGATGATACAACAGAAGGTGAATATGTTGGCAGTCTTTGCATTGATAGAAAGATTGATTTAACAAGTAACATCAAATGGTGGGGCCCCAACAAATCTCGCCAAGCAGAATCTACATCAAAGTCCTCGGGAGAAACAAAACATGGCTGTGATGAAGATATTGATAGTGAACTTAAAATATCAGAATGGGGAGTGCAGTCTACCGAGCCATACCAGATGCCTCATTTGGGCATGTCTGTTGAAGGGAAAAGGCATAAAGGTTCCACAGTCTCTGCCTTGAGCATTTTGTCTCGGTCAGCTGCTTTCAAGAGCTTGCAAGATAAAGCATCAAATAAGCAAGACAAAAACAATGAGAATGATGAGAATGAAAACAAGAATACTATCAACAAAATGGACTATGGCAAGGCAATTGAAAAATCCATAACTCACGATGCTGGCAGCGAGAGACTTGGGGGTGCATTAGGAATGAATGAGGGATTGTCTCTCCAGAGAAATGCATATCCATTGACTTCTTTCTTGTCGGCTCCACTCCTGACCGCCTACAACACACTTGATCCCTTAGTAGATCCCAACATTCTTTGGGCATCTCTTGTTCCTGTTCCATCAGCTGGACTTTCTCGTAATCCTGAG GTCACGAAGACGGAAACTAGTTCAACTTATACTTTTTTTCAGCCAGAGGAATGA